A window of Mycolicibacterium madagascariense genomic DNA:
GATCCCCGTCCCCGTCGACGGTCTGGCGAACACCAAGGGCCAGGTGATGGGCACGCTTCCGCCGGCCGGACAGACCGTCCCGGTGGACACCCCGATTCAGCTGCAGGTCTCGTCAGGCAACCAGTTCAAGATGCCCGATCTGCACGGGAAGTTCTGGACCGAGGTCGCGCCGCTGCTCCAGTCGCTGGGCTGGCAGAACATGGGCAGCAACTTCATCAAGCTGCCCGACGCGCAGAACAGCGGCGTCCCGACGGCGGGCGTGGTGACTCAGGACCCGGCGCCGGGCACCCCGTTGAAGTTCACCGACCCGATCACGCTGAGCTTCGCGCAGTAGCCGTCCGCACGGTGTTGGCGACGTCGTCCTCCAGCGTGCTGACCAAGCCCTCGTCGAGCGGCTGACCGCACACGGCCAGCCAGTTCGCGAGCATCCGGTGACCGCCCTCGGTCAGGATCGACTCGGGGTGGAACTGCACCCCGTGGATGGGCAGGTCGGCGTGCTGCACGCCCATCACGACGCCACCCGAGGTTTGCGCGGTGACGTGCAGGTCGGCGGGCATGGTGTCGGGCAGGATCGTCAGCGAGTGGTACCGCGTGGCGGTGAACGGATCCGGAAGTCCTATCAGCACACCAACATTCGCGTGATTGACGCTGCTGGTCTTGCCGTGCAGGAGTTCGGGGGCACGGTCCACCGTCCCGCCGAACGCGACCCCGATCGCCTGGTGGCCGAGGCAGACGCCCAGTAGCGGAGTGCCCGCGTCGGCGCTTGCCAGCACGAGGGGGATGGAGGCGCCGGCGCGTTCGGGGGTGCCGGGTCCCGGGCTCAGCAGGATGCCGTCGAAGTCCTCGGCGACCTTCGCGATGTCGGCGTCGGTGGCCAACCGGGGATCGTCGTTGCGCCACACGTCGGCGTGCACGCCCAGCTGACCGAGGTACTGGACGAGGTTGAAGACGAAGCTGTCGTAGTTGTCGACGACGAGGACGCGCATCGGCCCAGGTTACTGGCTCAGTAGCCGAGCGGACCGGCCGGCTTGGCGTAGCGCATCCGCACCGCGGGGGGATGGGCGACGACGTCGACGTCGGATCGCGTCTGCTCGGTGTACCCGAGACCGAAGCGCAGGACGTAGCGCTTGTAGAGGGTGACCATGGGCGAGGCGGCGAGCGCGGACTGCATGGCGGAGGTGTCGCCGATCGCGGTGATCACGTACGGCGGGCTGTAGGTGCGACCGTTGAGCAACAGGGTGTTGCCGACGCACTGCGGCGCCGACGTCGTGATGATCCGCTGGTCCTGCATCTGGATGCCCTCGGCCCCGGCGCTCCACAGCGCGTTCAGCACGGCCTCGATGTCCTGCTGGTGCACCACCAGGTCATCGGCGGACGCATCGCCGGGGAAGCGGCCCGCGGCGTCGCGCTGGGCGTCGGTCAGGGTGACGACGACGCCGGGCCCGTGCAGGGCCACCAGCCCGGCGTCGGCGGCCAGTGCGTCGGCTCGCGAGGTCATCGCCGCCAGGGCCGCCGCGGCGGTGGGAGTGCCGCCGTGATGATTGTCGACGTCGTTGGTGAGCGTCTCGCGCTCGGCCGACAGCCGATCGACCGAGGCCTGCGCCTCGCGCACCAGGTCGACCAGGCGGGGTGCGTCACTGCGGCGAATCTCGTTGCCTCCGGACACCGTGTGGGTGGTGGCCAGGAGCAAGCCCGCGCAGAGGCAGACGATGGGTACGCCGTAGCGCCACGGAGAACGGCCTGCGGCAGCCATCGTTTCTCCCGTCTTCGGAGTGCTGCGTTACGCTCTGGGATGCAGCGGTTACATCCTTGCACCCACAACGTCAGATCGTCCCCCCGCAGCTAACTGTTCGAAGGTGTTCATGCCCAAGTCCAAGGTCCGCAAGAAGAACGACTTCACGATCAGCCCGGTCAGCCGGACGCCGGTCAAGGTGAAGGCCGGTCCGTCGAGCGTCTGGTTCGTCGTCCTCTTCGTCGGATTGATGCTGTTCGGCTTGATCTGGCTGCTGGTGTTCCAACTCGCTGCGACCAACCCCGTCGACGCGCCCAGCTTCCTGACGTGGATGGCCAAGCTGGCCCAGTGGAACTACGCCATCGCGTTTGCCTCCATGATTACCGGGTTGTTGCTCACCATGCGGTGGCGATGACCGTTTCGCGCCGTGGAAACGCGCCCAAGTCGTTCGGCCGCGTTTCGTTGCTCGCAACCTCCGCGTCACCCAATCACACCGATGTGATTCATCCCCATTGGGGATAGCACTCGTGGATAACCCGATAGTCCGCGGACAAACGGTGCAAGGCAGCTGTGCAGCAAACTGAATGGGGCCCGCCCACCGCGGGCATCGCCGCGTGTGGATTCGTCGGCTTCGTGATGGCCGTCGCTGCTGTGACCGTGGTCACAGACGTTCCGGGACGGTTCCTTGCCGGCGTTGCCGCAGTGGGTCTCTTGGCGTTTGCAACGATGTCGTGGCGCGCGCGTCCCAAGCTGGCAATCACCGGCGACGGCGTGGTGGTTCGCGGGTGGTTCGGCACGCAGGTGTTGGGCCGTCAGAACCTGGCGAAGGTGCGCATCACCGAGTTCCGCCGGATCGGCCGCAAGGTGCGGCTGCTCGAGATCGACACCGCGCCGGATGATCGGCTGCTGGTCTTCACCCGGTGGGATCTTGGGACCGACCCCCTGCACGTCCTCGACGCCCTCACCGAGGCCGGGTACGCGGGCAACTAACCCCAGACAGCGAGGTGCCCCGCGAGCCGGGCCCGCGGGGCACGTCGGTGAACGCTAGGAGATGGTGATCGAGTCGATGACGACCGGCTCCGTCGGACGGTCCTGGCCGTCGGTCGGGGTGTTGCCGATCTCGTCGACGACCTTCTGCGACTCGGGGTCGACGACCTCACCGAAGATCGTGTGCCGACGATTCAGGTGCGGCGTCTTGCCCACGGTGATGAAGAACTGCGAGCCGTTCGTGCCCGGACCGGCGTTGGCCATGGCCAGCAGGTAGGGCTTGTCGAAGACCAGCTCGGGGTGGAACTCGTCGGCGAACTGGTAGCCGGGGCCGCCGCGGCCGGTGCCCGTCGGGTCGCCGCCCTGCAGCATGAAGCCGCTGATGACCCGGTGGAACACCGCGCCGTCGTAAAACGGACCCTCGGTGCCGCCGGAGGCATTCTCGGTGCTGTAGTCCTTGGTGCCCTGAGCCAGGCCGACGAAGTTCGCGACGGTCTTGGGCGCATGGTTTCCGAAGAGCGCGATCTTGATGTCACCGCGGTTGGTGTGCAGGGTCGCGGTTGCTGTCTGTATGGGACTGGTCACGGGATGCCAGTGTGCCATTTCGTCTTTCGGCGCCGGGTTCCGGCCCCCCTCCGGCGGGCACCGAATAGGGTGGGCGCCGGACATCCCCCGGCAGAGAGGCTGGACCATGAGCACGACGACGAAAGTCGCCCGCCTGACCCCGGCGGCGCGCATCGCCCGCGGTCTGAAGTACACGACGGTGGGTCCGGTGGACGTCACCAGGGGAGCGCTCGGCATCGGCGTCAACTCGACGCGGGCCTCGGCGTCCTGGGCGGTCAACCGGTACCGGCTCAACCGGTTGAAGGCTCAGGTGAAGCAGGAGCTCGCCGCCGCCCAGTCGACGATCGCCCACGAACTGTCGGCGGCCCAGGACGTGGTGGCTAATCTCCCGCAGTCGATCCACGTCGGGAAGGCGAAGCGACGGCGGCCGAGGCCGCTGGTGCTGGCGGGAGCCGCGGTGGCCGTACTCTCCGTCGGCGCGGTGTCGTTCTCGATCATCAGGCGTTCGACCCAACCCGAGCCGTCGTCGCTGCCGCCCAGTGTCGACGTCACCCCAGCACCGTGAGATCGATTGCGCGGCAACGTTTTTGACGGGCGGGGAGTGGAGCCTAGGGGATTCGAACCCCTGACATCTGCCTTGCAAAGGCAGCGCTCTACCAACTGAGCTAAGGCCCCTCGGCGGCCACGTGCCACACCTCGACGCGGTTGCGCGACCTGAGGATCATCGCGACCGCGGCGACGATTGCGAGCACCACGAAGACCTTCACAGTGCACCCTTCTCGTCAAGGCGAACCGTGGGCCTGGGAGGACTCGAACCTCCGACCTCTTCGTTATCAGCGAAGCGCTCTAACCACCTGAGCTACAGGCCCGTACACACGTACGGCCGAGGGACGAGATTACCGCAGTCCCCGCCATGGCCCAAAACGGCCGCCGATCAGTCCCTGTCCGCCAGGGTGACCTCGATGCCGCCCACCAGATCGGTCGTCAGGTTGTAGATGAACGCCCCACAGGTCGCCATCGCCGTGAGCAGCACGATGTTGACCAACCCGATGAGGGCCGCGCCCCCAAAGATCGTTCCGCTGGAGACCAATTCACCGCCGCTGCCGCCACCGCTGGTCAACAGGTCACCGACGTTGCTGTTCAGCTTGCTCCACACGCCCATGCCGCCGAGCACCAGGTAAAGGAACGCGACGGCGATCATCCACACGAAGAACAGCGAGACGCTGAGCACCAGGGAGACCTTCAGCACGCTCCACGGATCCAACCGACGGATCTGCATGCTGGCGCGCACCGGCCCCTGCGAGCGGTTCGCCGCCGACGCCCGGGTGGCGGTCGTCGTCCGCGTGACGGGCTCTCCACCGGGCCGCTCGGCGGCCGGCTTGCGCGCCGATCGCGGTGCGGGACCGGAGAGGTCGGGGAGCTCGCTGGCGTAGGTGTCCGGACGTCCGGACTCCGGCCGCTCGACGCGGGTCGGCTGACCCGATTCGGACTCGCGGGCCGGTGCCGACTCACGGGGCGCCGACTCACGCGGGGCCGTCGCCTCGCGGGCCGGACCCGACGACGGACCCGCCGCGGGACCACCGGCGATGAAGCGGTTCAGTCGGGCATCGGGACCGGGGGAGGGACCGGGGGAGTGGCCGGCCACGGCGCCCGCTCGCGGACCCTCCTGCGGCCGTGGCCGCGCCGGACCCCGTTGCCACGGTGGCACGTCCCCCGACGACGACGGACCGTTCGGCCCGGCCTCGTGGGTGCCGTTCGAACCGTTGGCGCCACCGGTGCCCTCGGTGGCGCGCGGCGGTCCCGGCTCGTTGGGTGAACCCACCTACGGCTCCTTAGTTCGGGCCGGCTGCCGGAGGCAATCGGCGTGCCCACCTACGGGCATCACGTCGCGCTGGTCTCTGTCTCGTTCTCGGTGTCGTCGTCGGCGGCATCCTCGTCGGCATTGCGGGCGACGGCAATCAGTGTGTCGCCATCGCCGAGGTTCATCAAGCGCACACCCTTGGTTTGCCGCCCAGCCTTGCGCACCTGCCGCGCCGCGGTCCGGATGACGCCGCCGCTCGACGTGATGGCGTACAGCTCGGTGTCCTCGTCGACGATGAGGGCGCCGACCAGAGTGCCACGCCTGCGGTCGTACTGAATCGTCAGGATGCCCTTGCCGCCGCGACCCTGGGGCGTGTACTCCTCGATCGGCGTGCGCTTCGAGTAGCCACCCGACGTCGCGACCAGCAGATACGTACCCTCGCGGACGACGTTCAGCGACAGTAGCTGATCGTCCTCGTTGAACCGCATGCCCTGCACGCCGGAGGTAGCCCGGCCCATCGGCCGCAGGGCCTCGTCGGTCGCCGAGAAGCGAATCGACTGACCCTTCGCCGAGACGAGCAGCAGATCCTCGGTGGCCGCACAGAGCACCGCACCCACGAGTTCGTCGCCGTCGCGCAGGTTGACCGCCACGATGCCGCCGGAGCGGTTGGAGTCGAAGTCGGTCAGCTTGGACTTCTTGACCAAACCCTTCTTCGTGGCCAGCACAAGGTAGGGCGCGTCCTCGTAGCTCTTGATCCGGATGACCTGGGCGATGCGCTCCTCGGGCTGGAACGCGAGCAAGTTGGCGACGTGCTGCCCGCGCGCGGTCCGCGACGCCTCCGGCAGCTCGTAGGCCTTCGCCCGGTACACCCGGCCCTGCGTCGTGAAGAACAGGATCCAGTCGTGGGTCGAGCTGACGAAGAAGTGCTTGACGATGTCGTCCTGCTTGAGACCCGCGCCCTGCACGCCCTTGCCGCCGCGCTTCTGGCTGCGGTACAGGTCGGACTTGGTGCGCTTGGCGTAGCCGGTCTCGGTGATCGTCACGACGACCTCTTCGCGGGCGATGAGGTCCTCGTCGGCGACGTCGCCGTCGGCCGGGATGATCCGCGTGCGCCGGTCGTCGCCGTACTTCTCGACGAGTTCTGCGAGTTCATCGCGCACGATCGCACGCTGACGCTCCGGCTTGGCCAGGATGTCCTCGAGGTCGGCGATCTCCGCCTCGATCTTGGCCAGGTCGTCGACGATGCGCTGGCGTTCCAGGGCGGCCAGGCGGCGCAGCTGCATGTCGAGGATCGCCTGCGCCTGGATCTCGTCGACGTCGAGCAATTCGATCAGGCCGGTCCTGGCCACGTCGACGTTGGCCGACGCCCGGATGAGGGCGATGACCTCGTCGAGCGCGTCGAGCGCCTTGACCAGGCCGCGCAGGATGTGGGCGCGTTCGTTGGCCTTGCGCAACCGGTAGATCGTGCGCCGGACGATGACGTCCAACTGGTGCACCACGTAGTACCGGATGAGCTGGTCGAGCCGCAGCGTGCGCGGCACGCCGTCGACGATCGCCAACATGTTGGCGCCGAAGCTCGTCTGCAGCTGCGTGTGCTTGTAGAGGTTGTTCAGCACCACCTTCGCGACGGCGTCGCGCTTGACCTCCACCACGATGCGCAGGCCCACGCGGTCACTGCTCTGGTCCTCGATGTTGGAGATGCCGGCGAGCTTGGCATCGCGCACCTGGTCGGCGATCGAGGTGATGAAGTTGTCGTGGTTGACCTGGTACGGCAGCTCGGTGATGACCAGCAGGGTGCGGCCCTTGGAGTCCTCCTCGACCTCCACGACGCCCCGCATCCGGATCGAGCCGCGGCCCGTCGTGTAGGCGTCGTGAATGCCCTGCGAGCCGACGATCAATCCGTAGGTGGGGAAGTCGGGCCCCTTGACCCGCTCGGTGACCGCGGCCAGCGTCGCCTCTTCGTCGGCCTCGTGGTTCTCGAGGCACCAGAACACCGCCTCGGCCAGCTCGCGGAGGTTGTGCGGCGGCATGTTGGTGGCCATGCCGACCGCGATGCCGCCCGAACCGTTGGCCAGCAGGTTGGGGAACCGGCTGGGCAGGACCGTCGGTTCCTGTACCCGGCCGTCGTAGTTCGGGATGAAATCGACTGTCTCCTCGTCGATTTCGCGCAGCATCTCCATCGCCAACGGCGTGAGACGCGCCTCGGTGTACCTCATGGCGGCTGGCGGATCGTTGCCCGGCGAACCGAAGTTGCCCTGACCGTCGACCAATGGGTAGCGCAGCGACCACGGCTGGGCCATCCGGACGAGCGTGTCGTAGATCGACGAGTCACCGTGCGGGTGGTAGTTGCCCATCGTCTCGGCAACGGAGCGAGCGGATTTCGCGTGCCCGCGGTCCGGGCGGAACCCGGAGTCGTACATCGCGTAGAGCACGCGGCGGTGCACCGGCTTGAGGCCGTCCCGTACCTCGGGCAGTGCGCGGCCGACGATGACGCTCATCGCGTAATCGATGTAGCTGCGCTGCATCTCCTGCTGGATGTCGACCGGTTCGATGCGGTCGGTCGTCGCGCCGTCGTCGCCGCCGGGCGGCAGGGTGGTGTCAGTCATGGTGTCAGCCTTCGTCTTTGAGTGGCGGCGTTACACGTCGAGGAAGCGAACGTCTCTCGCATTGCGCGTGATGAAGCTGCGGCGGGCCTCGACGTCCTCGCCCATCAGGATCGAGAACAGCTCGTCGGCCGCCGCGGCGTCGTCGAGGGTGATGCGCCGCAGCACGCGCGCGCTGGGGT
This region includes:
- the crgA gene encoding cell division protein CrgA gives rise to the protein MPKSKVRKKNDFTISPVSRTPVKVKAGPSSVWFVVLFVGLMLFGLIWLLVFQLAATNPVDAPSFLTWMAKLAQWNYAIAFASMITGLLLTMRWR
- a CDS encoding peptidylprolyl isomerase; amino-acid sequence: MTSPIQTATATLHTNRGDIKIALFGNHAPKTVANFVGLAQGTKDYSTENASGGTEGPFYDGAVFHRVISGFMLQGGDPTGTGRGGPGYQFADEFHPELVFDKPYLLAMANAGPGTNGSQFFITVGKTPHLNRRHTIFGEVVDPESQKVVDEIGNTPTDGQDRPTEPVVIDSITIS
- the gyrA gene encoding DNA gyrase subunit A, with protein sequence MTDTTLPPGGDDGATTDRIEPVDIQQEMQRSYIDYAMSVIVGRALPEVRDGLKPVHRRVLYAMYDSGFRPDRGHAKSARSVAETMGNYHPHGDSSIYDTLVRMAQPWSLRYPLVDGQGNFGSPGNDPPAAMRYTEARLTPLAMEMLREIDEETVDFIPNYDGRVQEPTVLPSRFPNLLANGSGGIAVGMATNMPPHNLRELAEAVFWCLENHEADEEATLAAVTERVKGPDFPTYGLIVGSQGIHDAYTTGRGSIRMRGVVEVEEDSKGRTLLVITELPYQVNHDNFITSIADQVRDAKLAGISNIEDQSSDRVGLRIVVEVKRDAVAKVVLNNLYKHTQLQTSFGANMLAIVDGVPRTLRLDQLIRYYVVHQLDVIVRRTIYRLRKANERAHILRGLVKALDALDEVIALIRASANVDVARTGLIELLDVDEIQAQAILDMQLRRLAALERQRIVDDLAKIEAEIADLEDILAKPERQRAIVRDELAELVEKYGDDRRTRIIPADGDVADEDLIAREEVVVTITETGYAKRTKSDLYRSQKRGGKGVQGAGLKQDDIVKHFFVSSTHDWILFFTTQGRVYRAKAYELPEASRTARGQHVANLLAFQPEERIAQVIRIKSYEDAPYLVLATKKGLVKKSKLTDFDSNRSGGIVAVNLRDGDELVGAVLCAATEDLLLVSAKGQSIRFSATDEALRPMGRATSGVQGMRFNEDDQLLSLNVVREGTYLLVATSGGYSKRTPIEEYTPQGRGGKGILTIQYDRRRGTLVGALIVDEDTELYAITSSGGVIRTAARQVRKAGRQTKGVRLMNLGDGDTLIAVARNADEDAADDDTENETETSAT
- a CDS encoding aminodeoxychorismate/anthranilate synthase component II, which translates into the protein MRVLVVDNYDSFVFNLVQYLGQLGVHADVWRNDDPRLATDADIAKVAEDFDGILLSPGPGTPERAGASIPLVLASADAGTPLLGVCLGHQAIGVAFGGTVDRAPELLHGKTSSVNHANVGVLIGLPDPFTATRYHSLTILPDTMPADLHVTAQTSGGVVMGVQHADLPIHGVQFHPESILTEGGHRMLANWLAVCGQPLDEGLVSTLEDDVANTVRTATARSSA
- a CDS encoding DUF881 domain-containing protein; translated protein: MAAAGRSPWRYGVPIVCLCAGLLLATTHTVSGGNEIRRSDAPRLVDLVREAQASVDRLSAERETLTNDVDNHHGGTPTAAAALAAMTSRADALAADAGLVALHGPGVVVTLTDAQRDAAGRFPGDASADDLVVHQQDIEAVLNALWSAGAEGIQMQDQRIITTSAPQCVGNTLLLNGRTYSPPYVITAIGDTSAMQSALAASPMVTLYKRYVLRFGLGYTEQTRSDVDVVAHPPAVRMRYAKPAGPLGY
- a CDS encoding PH domain-containing protein, translating into MQQTEWGPPTAGIAACGFVGFVMAVAAVTVVTDVPGRFLAGVAAVGLLAFATMSWRARPKLAITGDGVVVRGWFGTQVLGRQNLAKVRITEFRRIGRKVRLLEIDTAPDDRLLVFTRWDLGTDPLHVLDALTEAGYAGN
- the cwsA gene encoding cell wall synthesis protein CwsA, whose protein sequence is MSTTTKVARLTPAARIARGLKYTTVGPVDVTRGALGIGVNSTRASASWAVNRYRLNRLKAQVKQELAAAQSTIAHELSAAQDVVANLPQSIHVGKAKRRRPRPLVLAGAAVAVLSVGAVSFSIIRRSTQPEPSSLPPSVDVTPAP
- a CDS encoding DUF3566 domain-containing protein, which translates into the protein MGSPNEPGPPRATEGTGGANGSNGTHEAGPNGPSSSGDVPPWQRGPARPRPQEGPRAGAVAGHSPGPSPGPDARLNRFIAGGPAAGPSSGPAREATAPRESAPRESAPARESESGQPTRVERPESGRPDTYASELPDLSGPAPRSARKPAAERPGGEPVTRTTTATRASAANRSQGPVRASMQIRRLDPWSVLKVSLVLSVSLFFVWMIAVAFLYLVLGGMGVWSKLNSNVGDLLTSGGGSGGELVSSGTIFGGAALIGLVNIVLLTAMATCGAFIYNLTTDLVGGIEVTLADRD